TAGTTTTACCACAACGCCATCTAATTTCTTTCTCTTAGGTTTATATcataaacaagacaaaaaaaaatatgtttttaaattacaatcAAAATTGTGAAACAGTTTCTCTGTgaattttcaaataaactttttttagtCAAAGTGTTCTTTTAATCAAAGTGTTTACCaaaggttttgtttctttaagaaaagttTCTTGGGCCCTTTTCAGAacatttatgttgttgttttgttttgttttgcaaaaggaaTTATGAAATTATGAGAACTTTATTAGACAATTTATTTCTGCTCTGTAAGAATCAgagagaaaagtttaaaatcgTTAAAAACCTTCTGCTACTTTCTATCTGTCCTCTTCAGGTGATCTGTAACAGCCATGGCTCGTACCAAGCAGACCGCCCGTAAGTCCACTGGAGGCAAAGCTCCACGTAAGCAGCTGGCCACAAAGGCAGCTCGTAAGAGTGCCCCTTCCACTGGTGGGGTCAAGAAGCCCCATCGTTACAGGTGACGCTGACAAGACAGATTTAAGATTCAtaattttactgatttttaAGAAATCTACATAGTTCTAGGTTCAactattttttgttaatatgcTACATGAAGGCCTGGTACTGTGGCTCTCCGTGAGATCCGTCGTTATCAGAAGTCCACTGAGCTGCTGATCCGTAAGCTGCCCTTCCAGCGTCTGGTGAGAGAGATCGCCCAGGACTTCAAGACCGACCTGCGTTTCCAGAGCGCGGCCATCGGTGCCCTGCAGGTCTGTATTGTCATATTAGGGTTCAAGAGATTAGAAAACTGAATAGTTTGCCACTTTTGATattatacaaatattaaattaaaattgaaagtctaacaaaaaatgtttgtttagtaaaatatttaatattcaaatttaatgGTATAATAATAGGCCAACAAAAATACTAATCATCTTTTAACGTTAAGTTAACATttagaaaactgagaaaaaaaaatctagaaagcCAGGAACTTAAAACTTGTAATGGTGAAAAGTGAATTACGTAGCTATTCATATTACCAATTATCAATGGTAAATTGGTAATTGTGTGGCAAAGTTTtccataaatgtgaaaatattcccATCTACTTGCACCGTATATTGGAGCTAAGCTTTTGTTCAATCACTTCATGTGATGGTTAAGTCTGAAAATAAAGCCCAGCTGCActattacacattttattttaatttatatctttctgtcttttattgCAAAAACCAATCAAAAAGGCTGTGATATCTCTGCTGTGCCAGTGAGTGGTGATAACTGctatattaaaaacataatgcagACACAGCAGAAAATCTGTTAGTGTGGAAAGGACTacagttttttgttctttgtattGACTAATTGAGTGATGATGCAGTCCAAACATTTCTCCCAACTCTGTAGATTTGTGTATTGGCCTTTTTGGTATTGTTGATatcagtatttgtttttatttttctttgcaagctttaaaatattctgtcaaaCCCCAGGCCTCTAGAACCAATGTTCTGCAAGTTTTAGCTGAGTTATTTGCTCAATTACTAACGTGGGTTGTCATCATGATCTGCAGAAGCACAGTAATAAATCATTCGTTTGATTCAGGTGAGTTGAATCACAGGATATCTAAAATATGCCAGGTGTTAGCTTTTGATGAATGAAGTTGGACAAAAGATTCAGTGTTGAAATTAAACAGAATTTGGTTCAGATATGTATTAAAGTATACACAGTTGTGTTCCACAATTTTGAGACCACAGTATTGTTAACCTTAATGTTAACAATTCAGTTACTATTTTGACATATTTCGACTGTACAGATGATTTGTTTCCCACTCCTGTCCTGCAGGAGGCCAGCGAGGCTTACCTTGTGGGTCTGTTTGAGGACACCAACCTGTGCGCCATCCATGCCAAGCGTGTCACCATCATGCCCAAAGACATCCAGCTGGCACGTCGTATCCGCGGAGAGCGTGCCTAAAAcactttctcttcttcttcacctCTGTTCCTTCCCTTCCTGTCTTTACTATTCTGTCTTTCCGTCCCTCCAACCTTCACAAGCCGCCTCACCCCTTCCTTCCCCTTTCTCTTCCCTGTGTTAGTAGTGTGTAGAGGAAAGCTGATTATATTATAATGAAAGTGTATAGTTGTGTTTTCTTAGTGCTCTCGGCAGCAGACTTCTAGGGTACTCTATTTTTGTGCATGTACCGACTCTGGGATGACGAGTCCCGATCAAGCACACATTCCCTTGTTTGTCCTGCCTATGATTGTGAGGGAGGAAACAGTTTGTGGCAGCGATAAGGACGACCACAGATTGTGAAAATGCAATTGAGGAAGGTTGGAACAGGTGGGGAGGACAGGTCTGTTTCTGCTGGGGGGTCTGGTCTCCACAGCAGGGTGCTAGAAGAACTCACCCTTTCCTCCTCCCCTGCTTTATGCCTTCCTCCAGCTCTACTCAGACACAGGCAGAAACAGGGGGGTGTTGGCTGAGTGTTGGCTCTCATCACCTCAGAAGCTTGTATACAGTCCATTTTTGCTTACCATATTGATCACTGATGTTCTCTGTCATGTCAAGATTTTctttggattattatttttttctttctttttgctcagATTAGTTGTTGATTACTGAGATGGGGGGATGATTCAGAATAAAAGGCAGAACAAGGAggcagatttattattttttcactgaAAATTATTCTCCTGACCTGTTCTGACGCCACGGCCCGATCTTTATCCTATGGGCCTTCATTTCCTAACAAACTGAAATTTCTTATCTCGCCTATTTTTTTGTGGTGTTCACATTGGTTATGTACCTAAAGCCAAAGCAGAATGTGTTGGATATCTTTTGCAGCAATTGTTCACATAAAATAGAGCACCTTTGTAAATCAAAGGCTTGCGGATGCTATATAAAACCAAAATCTGTCACAGAGTATgattgatgttttttaaaaaaacagagaaaattcaacaaaatgtaTCCTTGATTCATGTGAAGCAGGTAATAAtactaatctttttttttctgtatacgTCCCCCTGTGCAGAACTCTTCCCCTTTGGATCAGTTGATCATGTTTCTCAGGTCATtcttttaacattatttttatttgcttttgttcagttttgattCTGCctcttattttgttatttttctttctttttttattttgaaaatgtttgaataaacaATGTTTGTAATTTCCAGATTTGTCATATAAGGTGGTAATAAATGGATGTTACACACACGCTTCTGTGTCAAACGTGTCATCTTGTTCTAAAatataatgattaaaaaataataaacaaagttCAGATCTTTGATGAGGCAGACAGAGTTTCACACGCAGCTACTGAAAAAGctagaagtattttttatgttttactgctTAGTCTATTAGTAACGTGTCTGCTCCAGTTctaccactagatggcagtgaAACAGTATAAATTTTTACCTTCCTCTCTTTGGGAGACCCAACATGCTAAGAAAACGTGCAATGATTTACAATTATGGTTCATTTGTGGGGAGGGGAGAATAAAGTATTACAAATATGGAAACAGCAAggatttaagaagaaaaaaattgagttggacttttttgtatatttagtCTATCATGTTGACATATTAGTAAAATTTCTCAGGTTTGTAGCTAGCGAATCCTTAAGTGTCAGCTACACTTCCTATTTTTTATCAGTTACACCAGTGACATAAAGACAAAAACCCAATGAGATTTCAGATGCTAGCATTGTAATTAATATCCTTCTCTGGGTCGACATCATTCCCCTCAAAAGTGTTTCATTTGATCCTTCTACTTCCTTGATTAAAATGGATAAAGCCGTGCCCCCGGCTATATTCATTTCAATGAAATGGGCGCACATACACACGCATGCACCATTGTTGGCATGGCCTCAGAAACACTCATTACAAtagaacacagaaaaacaaacatctaatCAAACACCCGTCTTTAATCCTGTTGTTTTCAATGGGCATCATTGGTACAGACCTGCAAACACACCAGCAACCTGAAGTCTGGGGACATTACAGTATAACGTCTCACTTCTGAACAcagtcaaaaaaataataattttaatgaaCTGAAATAATGTTGTCACTGTGAGCCTTTATGTTGCTCTTTAAAAGTTATATTGTCACAAATTCTGCCTTAGGTAGCAGAATCgtttttgttttagtattttatatGCCATTTTAGCTGgatggcaaaagcaaatgataTGGATTAGCAGGTCTTGACAACAGctgatggtgtcatcaggaCATTCTACTTTAGAATATTATCTCTGCTGTCTGAAAATGTAgttgttagcatgtcatgaccGTCATAcagtctttagtcagaggcaTCTTTATATTAGCTGTAAtgctgactgctactggagatttTTCCTGTCTGCAGCACCACCATTCATAATGACACTGAAGATATCTGGATGATATGAGtgacaacatttcatttcccttttgGGGTAAATAAAGTAATGCTAATAAGTTAAGCTTGCTAGTAATTTTGCAAGAATTATTCTGGGAAATTGGTATATAAACCTTTTCTCTTCTAGTATAACCTAATAGAATAGATCAGATTAGAACAAATTGACAGATTAGAATATTGTTACTGAAgtttagatattttcacaaattaGCTCTTATTTATGGTCCTCTAAATATGGAGAATAAACCAGGAGCAAAATGATCCTAAAGTTGTCTGGAATCTATTAATATAGTTCTgtagcttcattttaaaaagcgAATTGTGGAAATTTTTTGGTTTATTCAATAGATCTGGTGTATAATTTCCATCAATTTTCTTAGTGTAGATTTGAATCAGAATCCGTAGAAATAGGTAAAGTGGCTAGTCCAGTTGTTTTTACCATGTAACTATtcatcaaaatatgttaaattctgagaaatgtaacatatttaatagaatttaacaaaaaatctaaGTACTCTtctgtaatattaaaataattgggtataaaactgtaaacaatattaaacctgaaatttatttttatcaaactgctataaaaaaaaacacaccatgTACTGGCATGACAGCCTCAGGGTGAAGAAGCCTGCTATCAagattttgttattatttagcTGTGACTAAAGTAGCTAAAGCTATATACAAACTTAAATTCTCGATATATGGCTAAACACTTTCTcaacaaaatgtcaaatgatAGTTTTAACCTGTACTaagtttgtatatttatttattaaacaacatGACAGCTGTAACAGTTCCCTATTCAGTTAAATGTGTTCAGAAAGCATTTGCTACCAAAAAAGTAGCTCATGTTGTTACATTCGCAGGCTAATAAGGTTTAATAAATGACgttatttttaatgactaatATTCAAAAAGCTTGGTTATTTTTGGGAAACTCCTGGAAGGAGATTTGTTACTGATTGATTAATTTCTCCACATTAAAACTGTAGTGTTAGTTAAAAAATTGCTACTACTGATAGTGGAAAAAGGGTGAATGGTAAATAACTATTATTACAAATGCAGAATAactaaaaaattacattaatactgcttaagtttaaatttaaaaggtCCCGATTTGTATTTCAGGccaaaattatccttcaaatcACAATTAATAGTTAGTTCtgcaaaatgtttatgaaaTTAATAAGGACttagtccatccatccatccattcattttctaacacccttgtcccttgtGGGGTCGGGATGAGGACTTAGTATGATGAATATATTCCATCCATCTTTTGGCATTCAGAATACACTTTCTGCTGGAGTTTTGGTTGATAATTAACAATATTTGGATCCTCAAGTCTCTTAACTATCCCAGTATGAGTCTCCTGCATTTAATTCACACAttaagcttttatttagcagaaacCTTTCTGCCATGTTTTGCTGGTTTGTTGATGAAGGAGCATTTCGTGAGGCTGAAGTCACAGATTATCAGCCTGGTGCCCCATTTGCAACGCGTCTAATGGACTCTGCTCGTCCATCCAAAGATGtatagtatatatttttttattctctaattGTATGTCTTTgttcatgtgtgtttgtgtgcccgcgtgtgtttgtgtacaaAAGTGCGTTCACCTTCCCCAAGGTCTGCGTAGTGCCGCTCCATCTGTGGCACTCAGGGGATTACAGCcaatctgtctgtctgctgctcAAAGTGCTGACCGTCAGACCAGCAGCAGATTAACACAGTGCTGGGATTGGGATGGTGGGGGGAGTTGGTGGGGACTGGatgctgaggaggaggagagagatgTGTGTGTTGGGAGGTGGGCAGGGCATAGGCTGAGAGGGCAACCCTAGATTAATACACACCTGGTggagtgtatgtgtgtgtacatTGTACGTCTTAATGAATGTTGGGCGTGGGTGCGGGGGGACATCACAGTAAAGAGGGACAGAAGGAGAGGAAGGAAAGATGTATATG
Above is a window of Xiphophorus hellerii strain 12219 chromosome 18, Xiphophorus_hellerii-4.1, whole genome shotgun sequence DNA encoding:
- the LOC116737269 gene encoding histone H3.3A, which codes for MARTKQTARKSTGGKAPRKQLATKAARKSAPSTGGVKKPHRYRPGTVALREIRRYQKSTELLIRKLPFQRLVREIAQDFKTDLRFQSAAIGALQEASEAYLVGLFEDTNLCAIHAKRVTIMPKDIQLARRIRGERA